Genomic segment of Candidatus Hinthialibacter antarcticus:
TTGTCGCCCGCTTCGATGGCGTCTTTGTGCACCTCAATCGTCGCCTGCCCGTATTCCAGATCGTAAGATTGTTGATAGGTATCGGCGGGCAACTTGTTGGGTTTGCGTAAAACCACCATGCCCGCATTGAGCTTCAACGCCAACGGCGCGCCAAAGATAAACCCGCGCGACTCAATCGCGACGATCTTTGTGATGCCTTGATCTTTGTACGGCTCCGCCAAGGCGTCGATGGTCCAAGCCAACGCCTCGGGTTTCAACAACAGGGTTGTGATATCAATAAAATTGATTCCCGGTTTGGGAAAATCAGGCACCTGACGGAAAATAGGCTTTAAGTCCACAAAATCACCTCATGCTTGTATAAATTTCTGATTGTTAATTCTCATCAAAAAAATCGGAGATTTCTTCACCGCTTTGGGCAATCATTTCTCGAATCGCCTGCATGCCCTCGTTCTGCAACTGACGGATGCGCTCGCGCGTGAGATTTAACTGTTCGGAAATCTCATTGATGCTCATTGGTTCGCCGTCCTCCAAACCAAACCGCTTTTCCAAAATAAATTTTTGACGGTCATTCAGCCGCTCTATATAAGACTGCAAACGCTCATCCCGCGACAACAACGAAACTTCATAATCAGGCCGTGGAGTATATAAATCTTCAAAGCGGCTGTCGTGGTCTGAGGAACTTTCATCATCGCCTTCGAGCGACTCAATAATATTGGGCGAGAAAATCAAATCGACGATATCTTGCGCCTGCGATTCAGACAATTCGACCTCAAGCGCTTCTTGCAGTTCCCAGGGGTGAGGGTCAGAGCCTTTGTCTTGCGCGAGTTTGTTGAACACCTGTTTTGCGCGGTAGAGGTATTCACGCTTGTGTGAAGGCAAGCGCACAATGCTGCCCTGATTGGTGACGGAACGGTTAATAAACTGACGAATCCACCAAGTGGCGTAGGTGCTGAATCGGCAATTGCGCGAGACGTCAAATTTTTCCACTGCGCGAATCAGCCCCAAATTGCCTTCCTCAATCAGGTCCATCAAGCCCAGCCCTTGGTTCTGATAGCGCTTGGCGATGTTGACCACCAAGCGCAGGTTGCTCAAGATCAATCGGCTGCGGGCTTCATCGTCGCCCGCATGGGTCTTATTGGTCAGATCAATCTCTTCTTCCGCATTTAATAAGGGATATTTCCCTAATTCGCGCAGGTAGAGACCGACTAAATGGCTGTCTGCATGATCTTCAACAAACGACATTGACACCTAAGCCCATTGGGGCGTTATGAAGGATGGTCTATCTTCGTTAAATCAGTTGTAATACGTATATCCGGCAAGCGCACCCGTAGGCGCATCGGTCAATGCTGATTGACGAAACTGAATCCGAATATTTTTCTAGCAACTACTATAAAACTCTATGGTTAGCATGAAATGCTGTCAAGCAGCGCTTCATTCGCTTGACATTGAGATTGAGGGCTTTTAGGGTTTCGCGCATGGTGGATAAAGCACTTTCTAAATTTTCGGCGTCACTGCCCCCCTCCCAACGATGGTTTGAAATTGTCGTCGCGTCTGCAATTATTCTGCTCGGCTTGAGCATGGTGTGGTTATTTGCGTCAGAGTGGGCGCTGCTTGGGACCCTGGGCGCGTTGGTGCTCGCTATTTGCGTCTTGTTTGGGTACGAATATTTTCCGTTAGCGTTATTTGTTACGCTTCCGTTTTCCGTTGAATTTCACCTGAGCGAATCCACCCGGCTCACCTTGCCGACGGAGATGCTGATCCCGCTGCTGGTGGTCTTGTTCGCGGGCGAATGCCTCAAACGCGGCGTGATTCCCATTCGCATGTCATGGATGAACGGCGCGGTGCTGCTTTTTTACTTTATGATGGCGGCGTCATTGTTGTATACCACCCAACCGACCGCGACGCTCAAAGCGATTATTCGTGATTCAGGCTACATTTTGGCAGGATATTATTTCATCCCCCGTTTCGTGACTAGCGAAGCGAGATTAAAGCAGCTTCTCACATTTACGCTGGCGGCGCACATCCTACTGGTTCTATACGGCCTAGGGACGCAGGCCGTCAACGGCTTGCGTATTTACGGCGACCTCGCCTACCCGTTTTTCGTCGAACACTGCATCTATGCAGCGTTTATCACGTTGACCTTAACTTTTTTGCTTGCATTTATGCTGGAAGAAAAGCCCGGCTCCACCCACAGAACATTGATCGCGCTCACGGGCTTCGTCGGCTTCGCGGTTGTACTCACGTTTGTACGCGGCGCTTGGATCAGTATATTCTTTGTTTTGTTATTTTATTTATATCAATTTCGCCACCGCAAATCATCCGTCGATTTAATTCTCACCCTGATCTACATCGCTCTCATCGGCGGCGTTATCGTGATCGGGACCGGCCTCGGCGCCATGCTGATGCAGCGCGTGGAAACCATCACCGACCTTCAATACGTCGCCAACTATGACCGCATTGGACGCTGGGCCGCCGCCTTTGATATCTGGCAAGACCATCTCTGGTTGGGCGCAGGC
This window contains:
- a CDS encoding adenine phosphoribosyltransferase; translation: MDLKPIFRQVPDFPKPGINFIDITTLLLKPEALAWTIDALAEPYKDQGITKIVAIESRGFIFGAPLALKLNAGMVVLRKPNKLPADTYQQSYDLEYGQATIEVHKDAIEAGDKVIIIDDLLATGGTVEAAIQLMKKFDCTIAGISCVVELTFLNGREKLQPYPVHTLTTYDSE
- a CDS encoding sigma-70 family RNA polymerase sigma factor, whose protein sequence is MSFVEDHADSHLVGLYLRELGKYPLLNAEEEIDLTNKTHAGDDEARSRLILSNLRLVVNIAKRYQNQGLGLMDLIEEGNLGLIRAVEKFDVSRNCRFSTYATWWIRQFINRSVTNQGSIVRLPSHKREYLYRAKQVFNKLAQDKGSDPHPWELQEALEVELSESQAQDIVDLIFSPNIIESLEGDDESSSDHDSRFEDLYTPRPDYEVSLLSRDERLQSYIERLNDRQKFILEKRFGLEDGEPMSINEISEQLNLTRERIRQLQNEGMQAIREMIAQSGEEISDFFDEN
- a CDS encoding O-antigen ligase family protein, translated to MVDKALSKFSASLPPSQRWFEIVVASAIILLGLSMVWLFASEWALLGTLGALVLAICVLFGYEYFPLALFVTLPFSVEFHLSESTRLTLPTEMLIPLLVVLFAGECLKRGVIPIRMSWMNGAVLLFYFMMAASLLYTTQPTATLKAIIRDSGYILAGYYFIPRFVTSEARLKQLLTFTLAAHILLVLYGLGTQAVNGLRIYGDLAYPFFVEHCIYAAFITLTLTFLLAFMLEEKPGSTHRTLIALTGFVGFAVVLTFVRGAWISIFFVLLFYLYQFRHRKSSVDLILTLIYIALIGGVIVIGTGLGAMLMQRVETITDLQYVANYDRIGRWAAAFDIWQDHLWLGAGWGSYPDEYFNYLRYEDAYSAKFRMGAHNIYLELLAETGVWGLSVFLLMIYAFFRHALLLQTRAQSRFIRTTLAALQGAMITFIIHAFINNLGPSDKIGITFWWILGMIPAIQSLIEKEELPKSNTTNSDLNPNHSE